Part of the Chlorogloeopsis sp. ULAP01 genome, TGACCTAAATTCTCTAAACCAATCTTCTGGCGTGCAGAAGGCGCTTCAAGAATTTCAACAGGTCGAAGCCCAATTAAAAGTTGAACGAACCCGCTTGCAAGACACAAATCCTACAATAGTAAATTTGACAGAGAAAAGAGACGCTCTCAAAACCATACTACAGGAACGGGTAAAAGAGGTATATAAAAGCCAGCAACAAGTACCTAGCGAAAACTTGGAGATTGGAGAGAGTAAACAAAGACTGAACGATAACTTTGTCAAATTAGAGGAGGAACGCTCAGGTTTGGCTAGTCGATTGGTTTTACTGTCTAGTGCCCGAAGCAACTATCAAAAACGGTTAAGTATTTTACCCAAATTGGAGGAAAAACAACGGCAATTAGAGCGCCAGTTGGAAGCTGCCCAGTCTACATATCAAACTCTTTTGAAGAAGCTCCAAGAAATACGAGTTGCAGAAAACTTCAACACGGGTAACGCTCGTATTATTCAGCCGGCCTTAATTCCTGTAAGAATCTCGCTTAGAAAACCGGCGATAATTATAGGATTGGGGATGGTAATGGGTATTCTGCTTTCTGGAGCTACTATCATGCTTTTAGAAGTCAGAGACACATCTGTTAAAACTCTGCAAGAGATAAAGGATCTGTTTGCTTATACCTTACTAGGAGTTATTCCTTCTTTGAAAAAGCAAACTGTTTCTCGTCATAAAGATACAGAATCGACAGTTCCGGAACTTCCTGTGAGAGACACTCCCCGCTCTCCGATTAGTGACGCGTATCGACAACTTCAGGCAAATCTGAAGTTTCTCAATTCAGACAAAGCGCTGCAAGTAATTGTAGTAACAAGTTCTGTTCCCAAAGAGGGCAAGTCTACAGTCTCTGCTAATTTGGCAGCAGCTATAGCTCAACTGGGGCGTCGGGTGTTGCTAGTTGATTCAGATTTGCGCCATCCCGTGCAGCACCATATATGGGGACAGACTAACGTAGCAGGTTTGAGTGATGTCATTATCGGTCAGGCTGAATTTAGGACAGTTGTGAATCAAGTAATGGATAATTTGGATGTACTGACTGCTGGAGTAATTCCTCCCAACCCCTTAGCTTTACTTGACTCGAATCGGATGGCTGCATTGGTTGAGTCTTTTTGTCAAACCTATGATTTTGTCATTCTTGATGCTTCACCCCTTCTAGTGGGAGCAGACGCTCTAACTTTAGGTAAATTAACGGATGGTTTGTTATTAGTGGCACGACCTGGAGTGGTCAATTATACTAGTGCTGCTGCTTCTAAAGAGTTATTGGAACACTCAAGCCAGGACGTTTTGGGCTTAGTAATCAATGGAGTGATTCTGGAAAATGAATCCGATAGCTACTTTCACTACACCAAGGCGTACTACCGCGAAGAGGATTCTACCATTCGTCAAAAAACTCCATCTCAGAGCCGGAATTTTGTTAGTTAGAAACAAGCTCAATTTTATCTGGAGCAATCACTAATCTGATAGGCGATTCCTCTAGCTATTGCTCGTATTCAGCTTTTTTATGAAGTTAGACAAATTCAAGCTCTTGATTGACCGCTTAGTCCAGAATTCTTTGGCTCGCAATACCCTGTGGATGTTGTTCGCCCAAGGACTTAGCTTAGTTTTGCAAGCTGGATACTTTGTCATTATTGTGCGAGTGCTGGGGGTAGAAGAGTATGGAGCTTTCGTGGGAGCGACTGCACTTGTAGCAATTCTAGCTCCTTTCGCTACTTTAGGAAGTGGAAATCTTCTGATTAAAAATGTATCTAGAAATCGGGCTTTGTTTGGGGAATATTGGGGAAATGCCCTGTTCATGATTTTTGCTTCTGGTTCAGCTTTAATTCTTTTTGTACTCCTGATTGCACCATTTATTTTACCTAAAACAATCCCACCTTTGTTAGTTTTTTTAGTAGCTGTAACTGATTTAATTTTTCACAGAACTTTAGGCACAGCAGGGCAAGCTTTTCAGGCTGTTCTATGGCTTAGTAAAACAGCTCTACTTAACGTTCTGCCAAACATAACAAGATTGATTGCAGCGTTGGCTTTGGCTAGCTTTTTCTCAAATCCGAATGCACTGGAATGGACATTTTTATACTTGAGCAGTACAGCAGTCTCTACCGTGATCGGAGTTCTGCTCGTCCATCGCAATCTAGGGACTCCAAAGCTAGCATTATCACGTATTAAGCCAGAAATTGTAGAAGGATTTTACTTTTCAGTCAGCTTCTCTGCCCAAACTATATACAATGATATTGATAAGACAATGCTGGCGCGTTTAGCAACATTAGAAGCTACAGGTATTTATGCGGCTGCTTACCGTTTGATTGATGTCGCTTTTGTGCCTGTACGAGCAATTTTGGCTGCTGCCTATGCAAAGTTTTTTCAACGTGGAGTTACTGGCATCAGCGGAACGATAGCTTTTTCCAAGCGGCTATTACCGATCGCAGGAATTTATGGTGCGATCGCTGGAATCGTGACATTTCTATTGGCTCCAGCTGTACCCTATGTGTTGGGTGATGAATATGCAGGTACGGTAGAAGCCTTACGTTGGTTAGCACCGCTACTCTTTCTCAGAGCCATGCATTACTTTGCTGCAGATACCTTGACAGGAGCAGGTTTTCAAGGGATGCGTAGTGTAATACAAGTGATTGTCGCTGTGTTTAACGTCTTGGTAAATCTTTGGCTAATTCCTCTGTATTCATGGAGGGGATCTGCATGGTCTAGTTTAGCTTCAGATACATTTCTCATGCTCGGTCTAGGGGTGTTAGTTGCTTTTCTCTATCAACGACAGATTAAAAGGCTTGAGAATCAATAATGGCAAACATTGCTTCTATGGTAGGAGACTTAGAAGGATTTAGATTGTTATACCAGAAGCTTAGAGAGGATTTCTACTTTCAACAACTAGTTAAGTATGATTGTCAACTGCTACAACCATAGTCGGTCTTTTCGCTGAGTTTATGGTAAAGCCAATGATGGTTTTAGCTGTTCGTTCCCCCAAGTTCTCAAAGCTTAGATAAGATACTTAACCTATGCAAAAGAGCTTTATTGTGTCAATACCAAAGGTAATTGAAAAAGTATTTGTTGTTATATTGCTTCTGTTTTTATCAGGCGCAATCATAGTCCTTTTGAATGAATCTGGGGAAAATCCGATATCGAAGGTTATTTCTGTTATCGTTCAGTTGGGTATCTCCTTCCCGGTTATAGTGTGGTGCAAGAAAATTGTTGGCACTGCTATCAGGGAAAAGCTCTTATGGGTTTTCATAGCGTTTGTTCTGGTTTCATCTTTCTGGTCTGCTTTGCCAGCAACTACCATACGTAGCAGCATCCTTTTGGTACAGATAACTTTGTTTGGGGTGTACTTAGCTACACGATATAGCTTGAAAGAGCAGCTGCAGCTATTAGCTTGGACATTTGGCATAGGAGCGCTACTTTCCATAGTAGTTACCTTGGTACTGCCAAGCTATGGGGTTATGGGTATGGGCAGCACACTTAATGCTCAGGCTATTGCGCATGTGGGAGCTTGGCGGGGTATCTACGTGCATAAAAACATCCTAGGTCGCATTATGGCTCTAGGTGCATTGGTCTTCTTAATATTTGCTACTAGTAGTTATCGACAGCGTTGGGTTGGATGGGCTGGCTTTGGACTGTCAGTTAGCCTGATTGTGCTTTCAACTTCAAAAACAGCCCTAGTAGTTTTGCTGGCTATTATTGCCCTAATTCCTTTATACAGAGCTTTGCGTTGGAACTACACTATAGCTTTACCCTTTTTCATTACTGTGATACTTCTGAGTAGTAGCGCGTCTGTGCTTCTCGTTGAGAACGCAGAAAGTATTGCTAGTACTCTAGGTAGGGATCTTACCTT contains:
- a CDS encoding oligosaccharide flippase family protein, which gives rise to MKLDKFKLLIDRLVQNSLARNTLWMLFAQGLSLVLQAGYFVIIVRVLGVEEYGAFVGATALVAILAPFATLGSGNLLIKNVSRNRALFGEYWGNALFMIFASGSALILFVLLIAPFILPKTIPPLLVFLVAVTDLIFHRTLGTAGQAFQAVLWLSKTALLNVLPNITRLIAALALASFFSNPNALEWTFLYLSSTAVSTVIGVLLVHRNLGTPKLALSRIKPEIVEGFYFSVSFSAQTIYNDIDKTMLARLATLEATGIYAAAYRLIDVAFVPVRAILAAAYAKFFQRGVTGISGTIAFSKRLLPIAGIYGAIAGIVTFLLAPAVPYVLGDEYAGTVEALRWLAPLLFLRAMHYFAADTLTGAGFQGMRSVIQVIVAVFNVLVNLWLIPLYSWRGSAWSSLASDTFLMLGLGVLVAFLYQRQIKRLENQ
- a CDS encoding O-antigen ligase — translated: MQKSFIVSIPKVIEKVFVVILLLFLSGAIIVLLNESGENPISKVISVIVQLGISFPVIVWCKKIVGTAIREKLLWVFIAFVLVSSFWSALPATTIRSSILLVQITLFGVYLATRYSLKEQLQLLAWTFGIGALLSIVVTLVLPSYGVMGMGSTLNAQAIAHVGAWRGIYVHKNILGRIMALGALVFLIFATSSYRQRWVGWAGFGLSVSLIVLSTSKTALVVLLAIIALIPLYRALRWNYTIALPFFITVILLSSSASVLLVENAESIASTLGRDLTFTGRTHLWAAIIHKIQESPWLGYGYDVFWRAGWDGDAADVWSMVRHQAPHAHNGFLELALDTGLLGISVFVLCFLKACLQAIKYVRITNSSEGLFPIAFLTLLIMVNLTETTLLRIPVFWVIYVTVTLSMSKSMVFGDSVGSRKSNKAQRVNLTKRYQVKH
- a CDS encoding polysaccharide biosynthesis tyrosine autokinase, which gives rise to MLPTESPNTIDLDLQKYWLILKRRWLPAVCVFSSILVLATGLAFFKPGYKARGKLLIKKMNQTSALTGLGQKIGELDTLTLQSNPLKTESEVISSTPLLQKTVDTLQLKNDDGSSIDIEKFAKKIKLKAIGATDVLEISYIASDAEKSAAVVNQLMRLYIENSIQTNRAEASGTIDFIAKQLPQTEARVRQADLALRRFKQQNQVVDLAKEAEAAVETISNLDKQIVETQAALKDVNARLDNLQNKVGVGVSSKQAIDLNSLNQSSGVQKALQEFQQVEAQLKVERTRLQDTNPTIVNLTEKRDALKTILQERVKEVYKSQQQVPSENLEIGESKQRLNDNFVKLEEERSGLASRLVLLSSARSNYQKRLSILPKLEEKQRQLERQLEAAQSTYQTLLKKLQEIRVAENFNTGNARIIQPALIPVRISLRKPAIIIGLGMVMGILLSGATIMLLEVRDTSVKTLQEIKDLFAYTLLGVIPSLKKQTVSRHKDTESTVPELPVRDTPRSPISDAYRQLQANLKFLNSDKALQVIVVTSSVPKEGKSTVSANLAAAIAQLGRRVLLVDSDLRHPVQHHIWGQTNVAGLSDVIIGQAEFRTVVNQVMDNLDVLTAGVIPPNPLALLDSNRMAALVESFCQTYDFVILDASPLLVGADALTLGKLTDGLLLVARPGVVNYTSAAASKELLEHSSQDVLGLVINGVILENESDSYFHYTKAYYREEDSTIRQKTPSQSRNFVS